The following proteins are encoded in a genomic region of Kineosporiaceae bacterium:
- a CDS encoding sugar transferase — protein MKAAWQQSLDTGGVPLLDYVDLRRAEVHDTVPLDLDLDLHPTLPARPSVIPTPRVQTERAFEVVQDAATDRPASWMRWYVAALICLDAVAVVVAGLLALLVRFGTVDQPLKGTTYMLFVLAATVPWVGIMAASRAYEQRYLGLGSEEFRRVGNAVVRFTTLIAVVAYLLKIDVARGMVALALPLCAVLTLVQRYVARQVLHRLRGAGAACHRVLLVGEEGSAKALQQRLLASPHAGLRVVGRCSPVGRDQGGSLAHVREAIELVRADTVAVAHSPGVTPESLRRMAWALEDTGVDLLVAPAFTDVAGPRIHVRPVSGLPLLQIASPQFTGAGKVVKRAIDIAATLLLLTVLAPGLLVVALLVVITSRGPALFSQQRIGRDGRPFKLYKFRSMCVDAEQRRQELLAHNESDGVLFKMREDPRVTRVGRWMRRFSIDELPQLVNVLRGQMSLVGPRPPLPSEVAQYEQHVHRRLLVTPGLTGLWQVSGRSDLSWEESVRLDLYYVENWSVAMDAEILWKTMFAVLRGSGAH, from the coding sequence GTGAAGGCGGCCTGGCAGCAATCGCTGGACACCGGGGGAGTGCCGTTGCTTGACTACGTCGACCTGCGCCGCGCCGAGGTCCACGACACCGTGCCGCTCGACCTCGACCTTGACCTGCACCCCACGCTCCCGGCGCGGCCGTCGGTGATCCCGACGCCGCGGGTCCAGACAGAGCGTGCGTTCGAGGTGGTGCAGGACGCCGCGACCGATCGGCCGGCGTCCTGGATGCGGTGGTACGTCGCGGCACTCATCTGCCTGGATGCCGTCGCGGTGGTGGTGGCCGGCCTGCTGGCGCTGCTGGTGCGCTTCGGCACCGTCGACCAGCCGCTCAAGGGCACCACCTACATGTTGTTCGTGCTCGCGGCCACGGTGCCGTGGGTCGGCATCATGGCCGCCTCGCGGGCCTACGAACAGCGCTACCTGGGGCTGGGCAGCGAGGAGTTCCGCCGGGTGGGCAACGCGGTGGTGCGCTTCACCACGTTGATCGCCGTGGTGGCTTATCTGCTCAAGATCGATGTGGCGCGCGGCATGGTCGCCCTCGCGCTGCCGCTGTGTGCGGTGCTGACCTTGGTGCAGCGCTATGTCGCGCGACAGGTTCTGCACCGGCTGCGCGGCGCGGGTGCCGCCTGCCACCGGGTCTTGCTGGTCGGAGAGGAGGGCTCGGCCAAGGCGTTGCAGCAGCGGCTGCTGGCCAGCCCGCACGCCGGGCTGCGGGTGGTGGGGCGATGCTCGCCGGTGGGGCGTGACCAGGGCGGCAGCCTGGCCCATGTGCGCGAGGCGATCGAACTGGTCCGCGCCGACACCGTGGCCGTGGCTCATTCACCAGGGGTGACCCCGGAATCGTTGCGCCGCATGGCCTGGGCACTCGAGGACACCGGTGTCGACCTGCTGGTGGCGCCGGCCTTCACCGATGTCGCCGGACCCCGCATCCACGTGCGCCCGGTCTCGGGGCTGCCGCTGTTGCAGATCGCCTCGCCGCAGTTCACCGGGGCCGGCAAGGTGGTCAAGCGGGCGATCGACATCGCGGCGACGCTGCTGCTGTTGACGGTGCTCGCACCCGGTCTGCTGGTGGTGGCGCTGCTGGTCGTCATCACCAGTCGCGGCCCTGCACTGTTCAGCCAGCAGCGCATCGGCCGTGACGGGCGGCCGTTCAAGCTCTACAAGTTCCGCAGCATGTGTGTGGACGCCGAGCAGCGGCGCCAGGAACTGTTGGCGCACAACGAGTCCGATGGTGTGCTGTTCAAGATGCGCGAGGACCCGCGGGTGACCCGGGTCGGCCGCTGGATGCGCCGGTTCTCGATCGACGAGCTGCCGCAGTTGGTGAACGTGCTGCGCGGTCAGATGTCGCTGGTGGGGCCGAGGCCGCCGTTACCCAGTGAGGTGGCCCAGTACGAGCAGCACGTGCATCGGCGGTTGCTGGTCACGCCGGGTCTGACCGGGCTGTGGCAGGTCAGTGGGCGATCGGACCTGTCGTGGGAGGAGTCGGTGCGCCTGGACCTGTACTACGTCGAGAACTGGTCGGTGGCCATGGATGCCGAGATCCTCTGGAAGACGATGTTCGCCGTCCTGCGTGGCAGCGGAGCGCACTGA